Below is a window of Microcoleus sp. AS-A8 DNA.
GGTAGGCCCCACAATGCCCACGACTTTATCTTGAGTGATTAAAGTATTAAAGGCGTTAATCGCCCCTTGTTCGTCACCTGCTGTATCTTGGAACACTAACTTAATCGGTGTGCCATTAACGCCACCCTTGTCATTAAAAAACTTCTCAGCAATTTTTGCACCCGTAACTTGTTCTTGTCCCAACAATGCAACGTTACTGGTTTGAGCGACAGCAATGCCAATGGGAATAGATGAGCTTATTGCTGTATTCGTTGGTGTATTCCCTGGAGTGCTGTTAGCTGTTGTGGTTGGTTTATTGTTCTGACTACAGGCAACAACCAAAACACACGCAAAACACGCAGTGAGAATCTTAGTAAGAGTACGTTTCCTAAACATCTGACAACTTCCGCCGTAAGCGTATTCCTTAATTATCTGCTGTAAGGTAGAGGTTTTTTCCCAGCAGCCGTGTTGTGGCAACATCTAAGCTGACACTCTCACCCTAGGATGCATAGCCTAGCGGTGAAACTGCATAAGTGCAAGATGATCAGACATAGTTTTTAGTGAATGATGGGCGAACACTGAGCTGGTTGATCGTTATGCGTCTCTCTAGCCTTCACCTCACGGCTTTTCTCACTCTCATTGCCAGCTTGACAATGGGTAATTTTTTGTTCATCCCAAATTTCCCGGTATTGGCGCAAACTCTAGATACCCAGCCAAGAGAAAGAAAATCTCTGGAGATTGGTAATGGGGACATTTTAATCGTTGGTAATCCCAGTATGCCCAGCCTTTCACCCCGACTGGGAGAGTTACCGCAACAGTTAGCTAATCTACCGGGAGCGGAGCAGGAAGCGCTGGCGATCGCACAATTATTCAATACCCAAGCACTCATCGGCAAGGATGCCACGAAAGCGGCTGTTTTGGAAAGGATGCCGGGAGCACGGATTATTCATCTGGCAACGAGTGCCATTGTCGATAAGGAGCGAGGGATGGGGAGTGCATTGGCGCTTGCTCCATCGGGGAATGATAATGGTTGGCTTACCGCTGAAGAAATCCTGAATTTGAAATTGAATGCGGATTTGGTGGTACTCAGTGGTTGTAACACGGGGTTAGGGAAGATTACGGGAGATGGCGTGATAGGGCTAGCTCGTTCCTTTATCTCTGCTGGGGCTTCCAGTGTCATCGTCTCTGTGGGGTATGTATCCGATGAGGCGACAGCGTTCCTGATGACGGAGTTTTATCGCCATTTACAGCAAAAGTCGGATAAAGCTCAAGCGTTGCGAAGTGCGATGTTGGCGACGATGCAGAAGTATCCTAATCAGTTAGATTGGGGGGCTTTTACGTTGATAGGTGAGGCGCAATAACACCAGGAAAGTTAAAAGTTGGTAGTAAGCGATGCGATCGCCTTCAGCATTGAAGTGCTGACGACGAAACCATGTTATGTCAGTAGACAGCGAGTTCGGTAACGTGCCAGCGATCGCAAAATTCCGTGAGTTGTTTGTCAGGAAGGGGAATCGCAGTTTTCATAATGATTTTACCTTTTAGGCGATCATTCTAGCTGCTGGGGAGTTGTTTGCGGTTGCGATCGCCTGCCCCGAACCCCTCTGTACGCTAGAATTCAAGCAGAATGGGCATTCCACCAGCCAGCACCACTCATGTCATGTTAGAAACACTCTCGACTCGACTTTACGAACTCGGACAATTCGCCGACAATCTTGTCTCCTCCCAACTTTTACACCTCACCGGGTTCAGTATCGGCATTATCTTTGTCGCAGGGTTGCTCACCAGCCTCACCCCTTGTATGCTTTCCATGCTACCCATCACCCTTGGCTACATTGGGGGCTACGAAGCTAAAGGGCGTCTCCAAGCTGCCACCCAGTCCACTTGGTTTGCCCTAGGATTGGCAACGACATTGGCGGGGTTGGGCATTCTGGCGGCATCTGTAGGGCGAGTCTACGGTCAAGTCGGAGTAGGGTTACCGATTATTGTCAGCCTGATTGCGATTATCATGGGGCTGAACTTACTCGAAGTCTTGCCTTTGCAACTGCCTTCTTGGGGTGGGATGGATTGGATTTCTCAAGACTGGCCAGAGGGATTACGCTCTTATTTAATCGGTTTAACCTTTGGTTTAGTCGCCTCCCCTTGCAGTACTCCTGTCTTAGCTACCTTGCTCGCTTGGATTGCCAAGACGCAAGACTTAGTTTTAGGAGGTGTCTTGCTCCTATCCTACGCGGCGGGATACGTTGCGCCGTTAATTTTGGCGGGTACCTTTACGGCTTCCATTAAAAAGTTATTGGAGTTGCGTCAGTGGTCGAGTTGGATTACACCTGTTAGTGGTGCCTTACTTGTAGGGTTTGGCGTCTTTTCCTTACTGTCTCGAATTCCGGGCGGATTGTTATAAAAAATGACTTTAAAAAATCCATCATTACCTAATCTCTGGCGTCAGCTATTGTCAGTACTCGGCGACTTACGGCTGGCAATTGTGCTGCTGCTTGCGATCGCACTTTTTAGCATCAGTGGTACTGTCATTGAACAGGGTCAATCCCTCGCCTTTTATCAATCCAATTACCCAGAAGACCCAGCTCTGTTTGGTTTCCTCTCCTGGAAAGTCCTCTTAACTCTGGGATTAGACCACGTTTATCGTACTTGGTGGTTTTTGTCAATCCTGATTTTATTTGGCAGTAGCCTCACCGCCTGTACCTTTACCCGTCAGTTTCCGGCACTCAAAGCCGCCCGCCGCTGGACGTTTTACACTGAACCCCGCCAGTTCCAAAAACTCGCCCTCAGTGCCGAACTCGAAACCGGGAATCACAACTCTCTTACCGCATTGCTAGAGAAGCGGCGTTATAAAGTCTTTCAAGAAGGCGATAGTCTCTACGCCCGTAAAGGAATCGTGGGACGCATTGGCCCTATCGTCGTCCATGCCAGCATGTTGATGATCCTAGCCGGCTCGATTTGGGGGGCGCTCACGGGTTTCATGGCTCAGGAAATGGTTGCCAGTGGTAACACCTTCCAAATCAAAAATATTATCGATGCTGGCCCTTTAGCCACACCGAAAACCCTCAATGATTGGTCAGTCCGAGTGAATCGCTTCTGGATTGACTACACTCCCGAAGGGGGAATTGACCAGTTTTATTCTGACCTATCCGTTGTCGATCAAGCCGGAAAGGACGTTGACCAGCAAACCATTTATGTCAACAAACCCCTGCGTTATCGCGGCGTGACGATTTACCAAACCGACTGGGGAATTGCGGCGGTTCGGGTACGGTTAAACAAAAGCCCCATTTTTCAAATCCCGATGGCACAGCTAGATACTCAGGGCAAAGGACGCCTCTGGGGTACTTGGATTCCCACCAAACCGGATATGAGTGAAGGGGCATCCGTACTCGCCAGAGATTTGCAGGGAACGTTATTGGTTTACGATGCAGCCGGGAAGTTGGTGTCTACGGTGCGTCCAGGGATGGCGACCCAGGTGAATGGCGTTACCTTAAAAGTGGATGATGTGATCGGCAGCACGGGTTTACAGATTAAATCTGACCCAGGTATTCCCATGGTTTATACTGGCTTTGGCTTGCTGATGTTGGGGGTAATTATGAGCTATGTCTCTCACTCCCAGATTTGGGCGCTGCAAAAAGGTGACCATTTCTACATAGGCGGTAGAACTAACCGGGCACAAGTGGCCTTTGAACGGGAAGTAATTGAGATGCTAGACCAATTGAATGGTCAGGTACCCTCACCAGAGGTTCCCACCGTAGTCGCAGACTCTTTGGTGAGCCAAAATTAACCTAATCATGAATACTGGGGAGGGTTGCCGATGAGTGGGAACGATGAAAACCCGTCCAAATTACCGATAAAAATTGCGATAGTTTGCCTCGCCTTGGCATTTTTTGCGTTGGGTGTTGCGGTGTCCTTTGCTGTACCGAATTTGAGGAAATCCTCTTCCTTTTCT
It encodes the following:
- a CDS encoding cytochrome c biogenesis protein CcdA; amino-acid sequence: MLETLSTRLYELGQFADNLVSSQLLHLTGFSIGIIFVAGLLTSLTPCMLSMLPITLGYIGGYEAKGRLQAATQSTWFALGLATTLAGLGILAASVGRVYGQVGVGLPIIVSLIAIIMGLNLLEVLPLQLPSWGGMDWISQDWPEGLRSYLIGLTFGLVASPCSTPVLATLLAWIAKTQDLVLGGVLLLSYAAGYVAPLILAGTFTASIKKLLELRQWSSWITPVSGALLVGFGVFSLLSRIPGGLL
- a CDS encoding CHAT domain-containing protein; the encoded protein is MRLSSLHLTAFLTLIASLTMGNFLFIPNFPVLAQTLDTQPRERKSLEIGNGDILIVGNPSMPSLSPRLGELPQQLANLPGAEQEALAIAQLFNTQALIGKDATKAAVLERMPGARIIHLATSAIVDKERGMGSALALAPSGNDNGWLTAEEILNLKLNADLVVLSGCNTGLGKITGDGVIGLARSFISAGASSVIVSVGYVSDEATAFLMTEFYRHLQQKSDKAQALRSAMLATMQKYPNQLDWGAFTLIGEAQ
- a CDS encoding cytochrome c biogenesis protein, which produces MTLKNPSLPNLWRQLLSVLGDLRLAIVLLLAIALFSISGTVIEQGQSLAFYQSNYPEDPALFGFLSWKVLLTLGLDHVYRTWWFLSILILFGSSLTACTFTRQFPALKAARRWTFYTEPRQFQKLALSAELETGNHNSLTALLEKRRYKVFQEGDSLYARKGIVGRIGPIVVHASMLMILAGSIWGALTGFMAQEMVASGNTFQIKNIIDAGPLATPKTLNDWSVRVNRFWIDYTPEGGIDQFYSDLSVVDQAGKDVDQQTIYVNKPLRYRGVTIYQTDWGIAAVRVRLNKSPIFQIPMAQLDTQGKGRLWGTWIPTKPDMSEGASVLARDLQGTLLVYDAAGKLVSTVRPGMATQVNGVTLKVDDVIGSTGLQIKSDPGIPMVYTGFGLLMLGVIMSYVSHSQIWALQKGDHFYIGGRTNRAQVAFEREVIEMLDQLNGQVPSPEVPTVVADSLVSQN